The Ignavibacteriota bacterium genome has a window encoding:
- a CDS encoding SRPBCC family protein: MELLEGGEGKDIVTTRVLHAPRALVFRAWTEPEHLAKWWGPKGFTNTFSEYDLRPGGKWVFVMHGPEGGNYNNECTFIRIEPPGFIAWEHVSPPYFHIIVRFDEIAGGDTQLTWTMRFRTAEECDKIRAFVTGKNEENLDRLEVELAAIR, encoded by the coding sequence ATGGAGCTCTTGGAGGGTGGAGAAGGAAAAGACATCGTCACAACGCGCGTTCTGCATGCCCCGCGTGCACTCGTCTTCCGCGCGTGGACAGAGCCGGAGCATCTGGCAAAGTGGTGGGGCCCCAAGGGCTTCACGAACACCTTCTCCGAGTACGATCTGCGTCCCGGCGGGAAATGGGTCTTCGTGATGCATGGCCCGGAGGGCGGCAACTACAACAACGAATGCACCTTCATCCGGATCGAACCGCCCGGCTTCATTGCGTGGGAACACGTCTCGCCGCCGTACTTCCATATCATCGTCCGCTTCGATGAGATCGCCGGCGGGGATACGCAGCTGACCTGGACGATGCGCTTCCGCACCGCAGAAGAATGCGATAAGATCCGCGCATTCGTCACAGGCAAGAATGAAGAGAACCTGGACCGCCTGGAGGTTGAACTGGCGGCGATCCGGTGA
- a CDS encoding GNAT family N-acetyltransferase: MTFDPRLDPAYGLMRIASPRLELISATTALLEMELASPQKLGVALGAQVPDGWPPGEYDENAIRWLLDRLKAQPEAAGWFAWYALLKAETGPGAKPHLVAAGGYTGPSDENGQIEIGYSVVPAFGKRGIATEMVAALVQHAFADPRITRVIAHTFPTNVASIRVLEKNGFTLEGPGAEEGTIRYARGLKENRANGG, from the coding sequence ATGACATTCGACCCAAGGCTCGATCCGGCGTACGGCCTCATGCGTATCGCATCGCCACGGTTGGAGCTGATCTCTGCGACGACAGCACTTCTGGAGATGGAGCTGGCATCGCCGCAGAAGCTTGGCGTTGCGCTTGGTGCGCAGGTCCCCGACGGATGGCCGCCGGGGGAATACGATGAGAACGCCATCCGGTGGCTCCTCGACCGGTTGAAGGCTCAGCCGGAAGCGGCCGGATGGTTCGCGTGGTATGCGCTCCTGAAGGCAGAGACCGGTCCCGGTGCGAAGCCGCATCTTGTCGCCGCGGGAGGTTACACTGGCCCGTCCGATGAGAACGGACAGATAGAGATCGGCTATTCGGTCGTACCGGCCTTTGGCAAGCGGGGGATCGCGACCGAGATGGTTGCCGCACTTGTACAGCACGCATTCGCTGATCCGCGCATTACGCGCGTCATCGCGCATACGTTCCCGACGAACGTCGCCTCCATCCGGGTCCTGGAGAAGAACGGGTTCACGCTTGAAGGGCCGGGCGCCGAAGAGGGGACCATACGGTATGCACGCGGACTGAAAGAGAATCGTGCCAACGGAGGATGA